Proteins from one Sarcophilus harrisii chromosome 2, mSarHar1.11, whole genome shotgun sequence genomic window:
- the SUN5 gene encoding SUN domain-containing protein 5 isoform X3, translating into MNESPEDSYLITRTSEQSTSEEDSPQIVTAIIPSSCRNLLSSLIQIICFISNLRNTVHKLHLFPKYIGRTQTGEATLKNLLHKLVEKLSVVFFCVFAFWCIIIYLPTKLDTGRINMKTSGEIKTSISSLTELRLYQEKVRKHAEEIQALHNLMKQISAKIQEVKVMSNEDLVAQNIMKKIQGDYIEKPDFALKSIGGTIDFEHTSATYSCDKARSYWSWLRLWNYAHPPDVILEPNVTPGNCWAFRGDRGQVVIRLARKIFLTNITIQHIPKTISLSGNLDTAPKDFVVYGISDQSREETFLGAFMFQPENAIQMFPLQNTLSRPFNCIKLKILTNWGNPHFTCIYRVRAHGTVTPSASDY; encoded by the exons GTGAAGAAGATTCACCCCAAATAGTCACGGCTATCATCCCTTCTTCTTGCAGAAACTTGCTAAGCAGTCTGA TTCAGATCATCTGTTTTATCTCCAACCTGAGAAACACTGTCCATAAACTTCACCTCTTCCCCAAGTACATTGGGAGGACCCAGACAGGGGAAGCAACACT CAAGAATTTGCTTCATAAATTGGTGGAGAAGCTGTCCGTTGTGTTCTTCTGTGTGTTTG CTTTCTGGTGCATCATTATTTACTTGCCAACCAAACTGGATACAGGGAGAATAAACATGAAGACTTCAGGTGAG ATCAAAACCTCCATTTCATCACTCACAGAACTAAG GCTTTATCAGGAGAAGGTGAGAAAACATGCAGAAGAAATCCAAGCCCTGCACAATCTCATGAAACAAATTTCAGCCAAAATCCAAGAAGTGAAAGTCATGTCTAATGAG gACCTAGTGGCACagaacataatgaaaaaaatacaaggagACTACATTGAAAAGCCTGATTTTGCCTTGAAATCGATTG GAGGGACCATTGATTTTGAACATACATCTGCCACCTACAGTTGTGACAAAGCCAGATCTTACTGGAGCTGGCTCCGACTATGGAACTATGCACATCCACCTGATGTCATCCTGGAG CCCAACGTGACCCCTGGCAACTGCTGGGCATTCAGGGGAGACCGCGGGCAAGTTGTCATCCGCCTGGCCAGGAAGATCTTCCTCACCAATATTACGATTCAGCACATCCCAAAAACGATTTCCCTGTCAGGCAACTTGGATACGGCCCCCAAGGACTTTGTCGTCTAT GGCATCAGTGATCAAAGCAGAGAAGAGACATTCCTGGGGGCTTTTATGTTTCAGCCTGAAAACGCCATTCAGATGTTTCCACTCCAG AATACACTCTCCAGACCCTTCAACTGCATCAAACTAAAGATACTGACCAACTGGGGAAACCCCCACTTCACCTGCATCTACCGAGTTCGAGCTCATGGAACAGTGACTCCTTCAGCATCTGACTACTAA